A window from Hemibagrus wyckioides isolate EC202008001 linkage group LG17, SWU_Hwy_1.0, whole genome shotgun sequence encodes these proteins:
- the LOC131367976 gene encoding galectin-5-like has translation MFINGNLETTFKHRFTNLWEIDALEVSGDLRLTDHMPYKTNMSSGLWAGKNISIQGLVNPEPYRFEINLHHKDGIAFHYNRFDENTVVRNNRTMNEWRLEERSGEMPFQKGKIFQMIISCTTEQYNVFVNGNLETTYNHHFTNLWEIDVLEVSGDLSLTDLYA, from the exons ATGTTTATCAATGGTAATCTCGAGACTACCTTCAAGCACCGCTTCACCAACCTGTGGGAAATTGATGCTCTGGAGGTGTCTGGTGACCTGAGGTTgactgat CATATGCCATACAAAACCAACATGAGTAGTGGATTGTGGGctggaaaaaacatttcaatccAAGGGCTGGTTAATCCTGAGCCTTACAG ATTCGAGATTAACTTGCATCACAAAGATGGGATTGCCTTTCACTACAATCGCTTTGATGAGAACACGGTTGTTCGCAATAACAGAACAATGAATGAGTGGCGCTTAGAGGAGCGCTCTGGAGAAATGCCATTTCAAAAGGGAAAAATCTTCCAA ATGATCATTTCCTGCACTACTGAGCAGTACAACGTGTTTGTCAATGGTAATCTCGAGACTACCTACAACCACCACTTCACCAACCTGTGGGAGATTGATGTTCTGGAGGTGTCTGGGGACCTGAGCTTGACTGATTTATATGCTTAG